In one window of Candidatus Scalindua sp. DNA:
- a CDS encoding alkaline phosphatase family protein: MPDLKGTQGTFTIYTSNNRKASKRIGGIQVSVSLEGNKIKTYIPGPNNNLSKDNEELRIPLEITLSGNEIVVLKIAKEKFMLKKRTYSKWIKLSFRCGPAMKICGICRFFVKQIHPKFEMYMTPIHIDPEKPSLPISFPLSYSIYLAKMNGSYATLGLAEDTWALNERVIDEDVFLDQAYQNHQEREKMFFDALDKTREGLCVCVFDTTDRIQHMFMRFMSENHPALDNGVDREKYRDVIEKLYMRMDSLIGQVMEKIKEKDVLIVLSDHGFKLFSRGVNLNTWLYKNGYLTLRNRRKTGREWFQDIDWKKTKAYTFGLSGIYINQTGRESKGIVLPEDKEGLKKELIKKLQGLIDEGKKETAIKKVYNSTECFDGPYRENGPDLIIGYNEGYRASWGAALGKVEEEVFADNKKSWSGDHCMDPQIVPGVFYCNKKIISDKPHIIDMAPTILDLFGIEPPSYMNGKSLIN, from the coding sequence GTGCCTGATTTAAAAGGGACACAGGGAACATTTACTATTTATACCTCAAATAATAGAAAGGCAAGCAAGCGAATCGGAGGGATACAGGTTTCAGTTAGTTTAGAAGGCAATAAAATAAAAACATATATACCGGGACCAAATAATAATTTGTCAAAAGATAACGAAGAATTGCGGATACCATTAGAAATTACTCTAAGTGGGAATGAAATAGTTGTATTAAAAATTGCTAAAGAAAAATTTATGCTAAAGAAAAGGACCTATTCGAAATGGATTAAATTATCGTTTCGTTGCGGGCCAGCCATGAAAATCTGTGGTATCTGCCGTTTTTTTGTTAAGCAAATTCATCCAAAATTTGAAATGTATATGACTCCTATACATATTGATCCAGAGAAACCTTCGCTTCCTATCTCTTTTCCTTTATCCTATTCTATTTACCTTGCCAAGATGAATGGAAGTTACGCAACTCTGGGATTGGCTGAAGATACTTGGGCTCTCAACGAACGAGTTATTGATGAAGATGTTTTTTTAGATCAAGCCTATCAAAATCACCAAGAGAGAGAAAAGATGTTTTTTGATGCCCTGGATAAAACAAGAGAGGGCTTATGTGTATGCGTTTTTGATACAACTGATAGAATTCAACATATGTTTATGCGTTTTATGTCAGAAAATCATCCTGCTCTTGATAATGGAGTGGATAGAGAGAAATATAGGGATGTTATAGAAAAACTCTATATGAGGATGGATAGTCTCATTGGTCAGGTGATGGAAAAAATTAAGGAGAAAGATGTCCTCATAGTTCTTTCCGACCATGGGTTCAAGCTGTTTAGTCGGGGCGTAAATCTCAACACCTGGCTTTATAAAAATGGCTATCTAACCCTGAGAAACAGAAGAAAAACGGGAAGAGAATGGTTTCAGGATATAGATTGGAAAAAAACAAAGGCATACACTTTTGGGTTGAGTGGTATTTATATAAATCAGACGGGTAGAGAGTCAAAAGGAATTGTATTACCTGAAGATAAAGAAGGACTCAAGAAGGAGTTAATAAAGAAATTGCAGGGATTAATTGATGAGGGGAAAAAGGAGACTGCGATAAAAAAGGTCTATAACAGCACAGAGTGTTTTGATGGGCCTTATAGAGAAAATGGACCGGACTTGATTATTGGTTATAATGAGGGTTACAGGGCATCATGGGGCGCAGCTTTAGGTAAAGTGGAGGAAGAAGTTTTTGCAGATAATAAAAAAAGCTGGAGTGGAGATCATTGTATGGACCCACAAATAGTACCAGGAGTGTTCTATTGTAATAAAAAAATTATATCTGATAAACCTCATATTATCGATATGGCGCCTACAATACTGGATTTGTTTGGAATAGAACCTCCTTCCTATATGAACGGTAAGTCTTTAATAAATTAA
- a CDS encoding glycosyltransferase family 2 protein yields the protein MSHKFGISIIMPALNEEENIHEAVTNTLKAFENLSINGEIVVINDGSTDKTKDIVNEIIKNDDRVKLVNHTVPHGVGNSFWDGVDQSTKEVVSMFPGDNENDPWETLRYFDLLEHVDIVVPFVFNKEVRPFFRNLLSYVYRFIINATFNVNLNYTNGTVLYRKAILGDVNNRSSGFFYQTDILIRLLKKSYLFAEVPYRLGVRKGLSKAVSFPSLLQVMRGYLRLVRDMKISKSGGKKFLFKSITSKRYGQVEPPKVS from the coding sequence ATGAGCCACAAATTTGGTATATCTATCATAATGCCGGCGTTGAATGAGGAGGAGAATATTCATGAAGCTGTTACCAATACATTAAAAGCCTTTGAGAATCTCAGCATTAATGGAGAAATTGTGGTCATTAACGATGGGAGTACCGACAAAACTAAAGATATCGTGAACGAAATAATCAAAAATGATGATCGTGTTAAGCTCGTTAATCATACAGTTCCCCATGGAGTAGGTAATTCATTCTGGGATGGAGTTGATCAATCAACAAAAGAGGTTGTATCAATGTTTCCTGGAGATAATGAGAATGACCCTTGGGAGACGTTACGTTATTTTGATCTGTTAGAGCATGTGGATATCGTAGTACCTTTCGTGTTCAATAAAGAGGTACGCCCTTTTTTTAGGAATCTATTATCATATGTATATCGTTTTATCATTAATGCTACTTTTAATGTAAATTTAAATTATACAAACGGAACAGTTCTTTACCGGAAAGCTATATTAGGCGACGTTAACAATAGGAGTTCCGGATTTTTTTACCAGACGGATATTTTAATCAGGTTGTTAAAGAAGAGTTATCTTTTTGCGGAGGTTCCCTATCGTCTGGGAGTAAGGAAAGGGCTTTCAAAGGCTGTCTCATTCCCATCATTACTACAAGTTATGAGAGGTTACCTCCGGTTAGTACGAGATATGAAAATCTCTAAAAGTGGGGGGAAAAAGTTTCTCTTCAAATCAATAACTTCAAAACGTTATGGGCAGGTAGAACCACCTAAAGTTTCATAA
- a CDS encoding alkaline phosphatase family protein — MGEGIMPNFKLLQERGDFMELVTSMPPQSPVAWSNLITGMDPGGHGIFDFIAREPKTYLPYLSTSKTFDAKRTIKLGDWLIPFSRAETLLLRKGKAFWEILEAEGIPSTVIKIPANFPPVKAKSRTLSGMGTPDILGSYGTFSFYTTKEIENEQEITSGKVLNVKFLNDTTKTELMGPINPFKTTQSRVRVGVDIKRDPENHVALIRIGKNEILLNEGEWSDWVNVNFKLAPFQTVTGICRLFLVSVRPDFELYVSPINIDPFSPTVDISTPKSYASEVAKEVGLFYTQGMPEDTKALEQGYLHKDNFLELSGFIKEQRVKMLDMELRRFHSGLLFVYFSTTDPIQHMFWRNIDEHHPAYSFQEASKYSHVIRNTYKDMDRILGKAMNHIKDKTTIMVLSDHGFGSFRRYFNMNTWLKRNGYLNFIHEYKGESGEFFENVDFNRTKAYALGFNGIYINTKGREGTGIVLEGNEREMLLEEIIRKLEVERDPTNGYLIIKKAYKKEDIYSGKYRNDAPDLVIGYNRGYRASWETALGKVPNELLGDNMKEWSGTHLGDNSLVPGIILSNRKIRKEDPALYDIAPTILAEFGIKKEKEMVGNTIF, encoded by the coding sequence ATGGGGGAGGGAATTATGCCCAATTTTAAACTCCTTCAGGAAAGGGGAGATTTTATGGAGCTTGTCACATCTATGCCTCCTCAAAGTCCTGTGGCATGGTCAAATTTAATTACGGGTATGGATCCAGGGGGTCATGGTATCTTTGATTTCATTGCGAGAGAGCCCAAAACCTATCTCCCTTACCTCTCTACTTCAAAGACATTCGATGCAAAGAGAACAATTAAATTGGGAGATTGGTTAATTCCATTCTCCAGGGCAGAAACCTTACTGTTGAGAAAAGGAAAAGCTTTCTGGGAAATTCTTGAGGCTGAAGGAATTCCTTCAACAGTTATAAAGATTCCGGCGAATTTTCCACCGGTTAAAGCCAAATCGAGGACATTGTCTGGCATGGGTACGCCGGACATACTGGGGTCGTACGGAACCTTCAGTTTTTATACGACTAAAGAGATAGAGAATGAGCAAGAAATTACGAGTGGTAAAGTTTTAAACGTAAAGTTTTTGAATGATACCACCAAAACCGAGTTGATGGGACCGATAAATCCCTTTAAAACTACTCAATCAAGAGTAAGAGTAGGAGTGGATATCAAGCGCGATCCGGAGAATCATGTAGCTCTGATCAGGATAGGGAAAAACGAGATTCTTTTGAATGAAGGTGAGTGGAGTGACTGGGTGAATGTTAATTTTAAACTTGCTCCCTTTCAAACGGTAACTGGAATATGCCGACTTTTTTTGGTGAGTGTGAGACCTGATTTTGAACTTTATGTGAGTCCTATTAATATTGATCCATTTAGCCCCACTGTTGATATTAGCACACCGAAGTCCTATGCTTCTGAAGTTGCCAAGGAGGTTGGACTCTTTTACACTCAGGGGATGCCTGAAGATACTAAAGCATTGGAACAGGGATATCTTCACAAAGATAACTTTTTGGAACTATCTGGATTTATAAAAGAGCAAAGGGTTAAGATGCTTGATATGGAATTGAGGAGATTTCACTCAGGCCTCTTATTTGTTTATTTCTCTACGACAGATCCAATTCAACATATGTTTTGGAGAAACATAGACGAGCATCATCCTGCATATAGTTTTCAGGAGGCATCGAAATATTCTCATGTCATCAGAAACACCTATAAGGATATGGACAGGATTTTAGGAAAGGCAATGAACCACATTAAAGATAAAACTACTATTATGGTACTTTCAGATCACGGATTTGGCTCTTTTCGTAGATACTTTAATATGAATACATGGTTGAAAAGGAATGGATATCTTAATTTTATCCATGAATATAAAGGTGAAAGCGGCGAATTTTTTGAGAATGTGGATTTTAATAGAACGAAAGCGTATGCACTTGGCTTTAATGGAATTTATATTAATACTAAAGGGAGAGAAGGGACTGGTATCGTTTTGGAAGGAAATGAGAGGGAGATGCTGTTGGAAGAGATTATCAGAAAACTTGAGGTTGAGCGAGACCCAACAAACGGATATTTAATCATTAAAAAGGCTTACAAAAAAGAGGATATATATTCTGGTAAATACAGAAATGATGCACCTGACCTTGTTATAGGTTATAATCGCGGTTACCGTGCATCATGGGAAACGGCTTTAGGTAAAGTTCCTAACGAACTTCTGGGAGACAACATGAAGGAATGGAGTGGTACACATCTGGGGGACAATAGTCTAGTCCCGGGAATTATACTATCAAACCGAAAGATAAGGAAAGAGGATCCTGCTCTTTATGATATTGCACCCACTATTTTAGCAGAATTTGGTATTAAAAAAGAGAAAGAGATGGTTGGAAATACAATTTTTTAA
- a CDS encoding sulfatase-like hydrolase/transferase translates to MNRRDFLKLTGTAFMLGSLGAPLTRAKSVYGADNSQGCVVFLSDGLRLDRTGVGGGHATPFFDTFAALNTVYPHAYSPDTWTAPSHWSMFTGYRNFQSSMAQPPSSHWREIGNIPSLAQILGGFGIKTILAADNSFLQPGTKGEGKLTTGYELVDNMWSDFPLKKMVIERTKTGQTKNLTLSPFFQEYSNDHQILKELPKDSLRRIKDITSVEGYNQGKELPPHDQKALTRYVKMRYEPTINSLIQCAKEKRPFFLFVNIHVPCKTILWPETTRWFSEYFKTNFKIDLTEEELSFCRNAHYMFRHEISNGFYNLLVDYFSYLQDGIISTLYDILKQNSIITGNTMVAYTSDHGVMYGEHEKEYGVPREAHYFVLPFDELIHIPLTIRHPKIKEKRLLATVNTTRLFHTVIDYFDPPGKNIFMRGGEASLADINPQAMAWNFTESFTSPQTAKELEIFLKNKTDAAAAYVSVSKPGGMKLVWGLGNQTSFLFGPPPNETLIDNEQSRRTLLSLCQKYFGDKYGLTLEGHELVSEKPHWPNEQLETLKSLGYL, encoded by the coding sequence ATGAATCGGAGAGACTTCCTAAAACTTACCGGAACAGCGTTTATGCTTGGTTCGCTTGGTGCACCACTCACACGAGCAAAGAGCGTGTATGGTGCTGATAACTCGCAGGGATGCGTCGTTTTCCTCTCTGATGGTCTTCGTTTAGATCGAACCGGAGTGGGTGGAGGGCACGCAACTCCTTTTTTTGATACCTTTGCCGCATTAAACACTGTATATCCACACGCCTATTCCCCCGACACATGGACAGCTCCTTCGCACTGGTCCATGTTTACGGGTTATCGTAATTTCCAGTCGAGCATGGCTCAACCACCTTCATCACACTGGCGTGAAATTGGCAACATACCAAGTCTTGCTCAGATACTTGGAGGTTTCGGGATTAAGACCATCCTTGCGGCAGACAATAGTTTCCTTCAACCTGGAACAAAAGGAGAAGGAAAACTTACTACCGGCTATGAACTTGTAGACAACATGTGGTCTGATTTCCCTTTAAAAAAAATGGTTATAGAGAGGACAAAAACCGGCCAAACCAAAAACCTTACTCTTTCACCCTTTTTCCAAGAATACTCCAATGACCACCAGATTTTAAAAGAACTCCCAAAAGATTCACTTCGAAGAATCAAGGACATTACTTCCGTTGAAGGTTATAATCAAGGCAAGGAATTACCTCCTCATGACCAAAAGGCTCTCACTCGGTATGTTAAAATGCGTTATGAACCAACCATTAATAGCCTTATCCAATGTGCAAAGGAAAAGCGTCCGTTCTTCCTGTTCGTTAACATTCATGTACCGTGCAAAACGATACTTTGGCCGGAAACGACAAGATGGTTTTCTGAGTATTTCAAAACAAATTTCAAAATCGATTTAACCGAGGAAGAACTCTCATTCTGCCGTAACGCGCACTACATGTTCAGACATGAGATTAGCAATGGTTTCTACAATTTATTAGTTGACTATTTTTCCTACCTGCAGGATGGAATTATTTCTACCCTGTACGATATATTAAAACAAAATAGTATTATCACAGGCAATACAATGGTCGCATATACATCAGATCACGGCGTTATGTATGGTGAACACGAAAAGGAGTATGGCGTACCCAGAGAGGCCCACTATTTTGTCTTACCCTTCGATGAATTGATACACATTCCACTCACAATTCGCCACCCCAAGATTAAAGAAAAGAGACTTTTGGCAACAGTCAACACAACAAGGCTTTTCCACACGGTCATTGATTATTTCGATCCTCCGGGCAAAAATATCTTTATGCGAGGTGGGGAGGCAAGTCTCGCTGATATTAACCCCCAAGCCATGGCTTGGAACTTCACGGAATCTTTCACCTCTCCTCAAACCGCTAAAGAGTTAGAAATATTCCTGAAAAACAAAACGGACGCTGCAGCAGCCTACGTGTCAGTTTCAAAACCCGGTGGGATGAAACTCGTTTGGGGCCTAGGGAACCAAACGTCCTTTCTCTTCGGTCCTCCTCCAAATGAGACTTTGATTGATAACGAACAAAGTAGAAGGACCCTGCTTTCTCTTTGCCAAAAGTATTTCGGTGATAAATATGGGCTAACACTTGAAGGCCATGAACTTGTCAGCGAGAAACCACATTGGCCTAATGAACAGTTGGAAACCTTAAAGAGCTTGGGATATCTTTAA
- a CDS encoding sulfotransferase domain-containing protein yields MIDEMITIVSGLPRSGTSMMVKMLEAGGMDVLTDRIRKADEFNPNGYYEYEKVKEIAQDASWLKEAKGKGVKIITALLQHLPEKYTYKIILMHRNMNEILNSQKRMLIGRKQPTGQISDENMKMVFHNHLEKVVGWIGTQSNMKILHIHYNEVLKEPAKHIKMVNQFLMKTLNTNDMISVVDEDLYRNQVALDSKLCQRNN; encoded by the coding sequence ATGATTGATGAAATGATAACTATTGTTTCGGGTTTACCTCGATCCGGCACTTCAATGATGGTAAAAATGCTTGAAGCAGGCGGTATGGATGTCCTGACAGACAGAATCAGAAAAGCCGATGAATTCAACCCAAATGGATATTATGAATACGAGAAAGTAAAGGAGATTGCGCAAGATGCTTCATGGTTGAAAGAGGCAAAAGGAAAAGGAGTAAAAATTATTACAGCACTTCTTCAACATCTGCCAGAAAAATATACCTATAAAATAATTCTTATGCATCGGAACATGAATGAAATTCTCAACTCTCAAAAACGTATGCTGATAGGTAGAAAACAGCCGACAGGCCAAATAAGTGATGAAAACATGAAAATGGTTTTTCATAACCATTTAGAGAAGGTAGTAGGGTGGATAGGTACTCAATCAAACATGAAAATCCTTCACATCCATTACAATGAAGTATTAAAAGAGCCAGCCAAACATATAAAAATGGTTAATCAATTCTTGATGAAGACTCTCAATACGAATGATATGATATCTGTTGTTGATGAAGATCTTTACCGTAACCAGGTTGCACTAGATTCGAAATTATGTCAGAGGAACAATTGA
- a CDS encoding YfhO family protein has protein sequence MTKKKRRNSFIIEVGAGISGIAILIFLLRSMLIFGETTLMHDGFYWTYPISQFFEESVLNGEFPFWNPYTHGGEPFYPLLAQVRLYEPISLVLIYVMKFVTSDLVMMYVWNHFIKMILMAIGVYIVYRPWTKHLFIRLSLIPILLFSSFMLAPFHQEGIINQFMWVPYITYFLLRIVYYRDYRWYSWLLLSGFIGLNWQSYFFTGTWIFFLFFALGVVFFHRDCLKDLVKSKGLIPKFTVSTIIVLVMMAPNIVLMLEKERFIFPARMMKLVDSRNGAPHAAYLQYEGKPENLVEGINMSYNAITKTGSFATMWDFIQIIAPDGNKHIPWSGRKSWGNSSEAFMYLGLLPWAIAILGMVVGKHALKKVWLFVLIGFGLLMLGPPGGIHMLLYYAYPPMRFVRHTSPLVLFFTFSLIFFFVLGLNHIFLTWRGYVFSEDAKGCVPNRSLARKRNYPSDVGGSHDRSVIEEYSGDNLVITHKAPFWENRDYRNAIAFLLFCFCVPITVYWYTEPAFLSTLYLIVLTLVVVVLAGIFYKCQKTKWQYLSLIVSHISLVLFLTENRMEFICHVLLAFIIPVGIFFFIKTRQYFSKSTKAYSIVILLCIFVFSLTGDLIYTFCKSETLYHSQKHPGLVFEVNTTPSDLIFPEKRLLTPPTIYGNTSQGMRYTSLLVRQHSVFSPMIDEATIIDKFEDALVNKRWNSIYLFREYFELINSEISPSTLESIFAVGKPVFQFKKGVVLVDKENSYDFLNKMGPIKSLQLLENYVLVDSQMYNQNLDKSSVTIRDVEDIEEESGVVSEGGKEDFSYTIEQYGNNSISLKTTTNKTGILYWADGYDKWWRAYVNGSETPVYRANGNFKAIPLPKEENEIRFVYNPLLFKIALSIYYVAFISFVIGGVAMYFLSERSQILQSQNVIAIC, from the coding sequence ATGACAAAAAAGAAAAGACGTAATTCCTTTATTATTGAAGTTGGTGCGGGAATATCTGGAATTGCGATTCTCATATTTCTCTTACGTTCGATGTTGATTTTTGGAGAAACCACATTAATGCATGATGGTTTTTATTGGACCTATCCAATTTCCCAATTTTTTGAAGAGAGCGTACTCAATGGGGAGTTTCCTTTCTGGAACCCATACACGCACGGAGGAGAACCGTTTTATCCTCTCCTTGCCCAGGTAAGACTTTATGAACCAATTTCTCTTGTCTTGATCTATGTAATGAAATTTGTTACGAGCGATCTTGTCATGATGTATGTCTGGAATCACTTCATTAAAATGATTTTAATGGCGATAGGAGTGTATATAGTATATCGACCCTGGACAAAACATCTGTTTATCAGGTTGTCTCTGATACCTATTCTTCTCTTCTCTTCTTTCATGCTAGCCCCCTTTCACCAAGAGGGCATTATTAATCAGTTCATGTGGGTTCCATATATTACCTATTTTCTGCTGCGCATTGTTTATTATCGAGATTATAGATGGTATTCTTGGTTACTATTATCAGGTTTCATTGGCCTTAACTGGCAATCCTATTTTTTTACCGGCACATGGATATTTTTCCTGTTTTTCGCTTTGGGAGTTGTTTTTTTTCACAGAGATTGTTTAAAAGATTTAGTTAAAAGTAAAGGCTTGATCCCAAAATTTACTGTATCTACTATCATTGTGCTTGTAATGATGGCACCGAATATTGTCCTTATGCTGGAGAAGGAAAGGTTCATATTTCCAGCAAGAATGATGAAATTGGTTGACAGTAGAAACGGGGCACCTCATGCAGCATATCTCCAGTACGAAGGAAAACCTGAAAATTTGGTTGAGGGAATTAACATGTCATACAATGCTATTACCAAAACCGGATCATTTGCAACTATGTGGGATTTTATCCAGATTATAGCTCCAGATGGGAACAAACACATTCCCTGGTCAGGGAGGAAAAGCTGGGGAAACTCCTCAGAAGCATTTATGTATCTCGGCCTTTTACCATGGGCTATTGCCATCTTGGGGATGGTAGTAGGTAAGCATGCTCTTAAGAAGGTATGGTTGTTTGTGCTTATTGGATTCGGATTGTTGATGTTGGGGCCACCAGGGGGGATACATATGCTACTCTATTATGCATATCCACCTATGAGGTTTGTCAGGCATACCTCACCGTTAGTATTGTTCTTCACGTTCTCTTTGATCTTTTTTTTTGTTTTAGGCCTCAATCATATCTTTTTAACCTGGAGAGGATATGTTTTCTCTGAAGATGCAAAAGGATGTGTTCCGAATCGTTCATTGGCAAGAAAAAGAAACTATCCATCAGATGTTGGAGGCTCTCACGACCGATCTGTTATCGAAGAGTATAGCGGAGACAACTTAGTAATTACTCATAAAGCACCTTTCTGGGAAAATAGAGATTACCGTAATGCTATCGCTTTTCTTTTGTTTTGTTTCTGTGTACCAATCACTGTTTATTGGTACACAGAACCTGCATTTCTTTCTACACTTTATTTAATTGTACTCACTTTAGTTGTTGTTGTGCTTGCTGGTATTTTTTATAAGTGCCAGAAAACAAAATGGCAATACCTTAGTTTGATAGTAAGCCACATAAGTCTTGTTCTTTTTTTGACTGAGAACAGAATGGAATTTATTTGTCATGTTCTTCTTGCATTTATAATCCCTGTCGGTATCTTTTTTTTTATCAAAACCAGACAATATTTCTCTAAAAGCACAAAAGCATATTCGATAGTTATACTGCTCTGTATTTTTGTTTTCAGTTTAACAGGCGATTTGATTTACACTTTTTGTAAATCAGAGACATTATATCATAGTCAAAAACATCCAGGCTTGGTTTTTGAGGTAAATACAACACCCAGTGACCTTATTTTTCCGGAAAAGAGATTATTGACTCCTCCAACTATATATGGCAATACCAGTCAGGGAATGAGGTATACTTCCCTTTTAGTACGACAACATTCTGTTTTCTCTCCGATGATTGATGAGGCCACCATAATTGATAAGTTTGAAGATGCTTTAGTGAATAAGCGTTGGAACAGTATTTACCTGTTTAGAGAATATTTTGAGCTTATCAATTCGGAAATCTCTCCGTCAACTTTGGAATCGATCTTTGCGGTGGGCAAACCTGTTTTTCAGTTCAAAAAAGGAGTAGTGCTCGTTGATAAAGAGAATAGCTATGATTTTCTCAACAAAATGGGACCTATTAAATCTCTTCAGTTGTTAGAAAATTATGTCTTAGTTGATAGTCAGATGTACAACCAGAACTTAGATAAGTCAAGTGTAACGATAAGAGATGTTGAAGATATTGAGGAAGAGTCCGGCGTTGTTTCTGAAGGAGGGAAAGAGGACTTTTCTTATACTATTGAGCAGTACGGTAACAACTCAATCTCTCTAAAGACCACAACAAACAAAACAGGAATTCTGTATTGGGCTGATGGATATGATAAATGGTGGCGTGCTTATGTTAACGGAAGTGAGACTCCTGTTTATAGGGCAAATGGTAATTTCAAGGCGATACCCCTGCCGAAGGAAGAAAATGAGATTAGGTTTGTTTATAATCCTCTATTGTTCAAAATAGCGCTCTCTATTTATTATGTGGCATTTATCTCATTTGTTATTGGAGGGGTTGCAATGTATTTCTTGTCCGAACGTAGTCAGATACTCCAATCTCAGAATGTAATAGCTATTTGTTGA
- a CDS encoding B12-binding domain-containing radical SAM protein: MYDVVLFSPINTQLGLFKRFVPRSIPIGLGIIAGFLKENGISVKFVDQDLIKLDLSKIREIMEQCNKPRIAGISVMTANIANGAKIAEMVKLVDRESTVILGGIHTTVMPDEVLEDSNVDFIIKGEGEYPMLELVKQVKSGKVNPEVLENVGYRENGKNIYTKSASKMVDINKIPMFPYHMFDPSDYNLGFILTSRGCPFDCIFCSQRVITKRMYRYVESERVIEELDFLINEMKQPNVTFFDDYFTGHKKRVFELCEMIKKRGLHKKASFGAQTRGDSIDKELLEAMLSANFNGLMFGVETASERLMKLINKNETVQENIDAIRLAKKLGFGVEATFIFGFPTETFQDRLDAFMIAVETGLDKARFNNVTPYPGTQLYEMVLSEIKKAPMWANFSAANAVTAGIIKDFHLPYTPENTTETELEGTILLANLLFYFNLKKLTNLFNPSQKGSGKWFELPAKELLSPKTLFALFVLGSTIFIRGVKFLLLSRNCRRFFFKAFRA; this comes from the coding sequence ATGTATGATGTTGTTCTCTTTTCACCAATTAATACTCAGCTAGGCCTTTTTAAAAGGTTTGTACCGAGAAGTATTCCCATCGGTTTGGGTATTATTGCCGGCTTTTTAAAGGAAAATGGCATTTCTGTAAAGTTTGTAGATCAGGATTTGATAAAATTAGATCTCTCAAAGATTAGAGAGATTATGGAACAGTGTAATAAGCCACGTATTGCAGGTATAAGTGTTATGACTGCAAACATAGCAAATGGAGCTAAAATTGCAGAAATGGTCAAGTTGGTTGACAGAGAATCAACCGTCATACTCGGGGGAATACATACAACCGTTATGCCCGATGAAGTACTGGAAGATAGCAACGTTGACTTTATCATAAAAGGTGAGGGTGAATATCCCATGCTTGAATTAGTTAAGCAGGTTAAGAGTGGAAAGGTAAATCCTGAAGTGTTGGAGAATGTGGGATATAGAGAAAATGGGAAAAATATTTATACTAAATCTGCATCCAAAATGGTTGATATAAATAAAATACCGATGTTTCCGTACCATATGTTTGATCCATCTGACTACAATCTTGGCTTCATTTTAACTTCACGAGGATGTCCCTTCGATTGTATTTTCTGCAGCCAGAGGGTTATTACAAAACGGATGTATAGGTATGTAGAATCTGAGAGGGTAATTGAAGAACTCGATTTCTTGATAAACGAGATGAAGCAACCGAATGTAACGTTCTTTGACGATTACTTTACAGGACATAAAAAAAGGGTATTTGAATTATGTGAAATGATTAAAAAAAGGGGATTACATAAAAAAGCATCCTTTGGAGCCCAAACGAGAGGTGATAGTATAGATAAGGAGCTGTTGGAAGCAATGTTGTCGGCAAATTTTAACGGATTAATGTTTGGTGTAGAAACTGCTTCTGAAAGGCTCATGAAGTTGATAAACAAAAATGAAACGGTCCAGGAGAATATAGATGCTATTCGATTGGCGAAAAAGCTTGGTTTCGGGGTTGAAGCCACATTTATTTTTGGATTTCCAACAGAAACCTTCCAGGATCGGCTTGATGCATTTATGATCGCAGTTGAAACCGGTTTAGATAAAGCGAGATTTAACAATGTCACCCCATATCCGGGGACACAGCTATATGAAATGGTACTAAGCGAAATTAAAAAGGCTCCAATGTGGGCGAATTTCAGTGCTGCCAACGCTGTAACTGCAGGTATCATTAAAGATTTCCATCTTCCTTACACACCTGAAAACACAACTGAAACAGAACTTGAAGGAACCATTCTCCTGGCAAATCTCTTGTTCTATTTCAATTTAAAGAAGCTTACGAATCTTTTTAATCCGAGCCAAAAAGGTAGCGGCAAGTGGTTTGAATTACCAGCTAAAGAGTTACTCTCACCAAAGACATTGTTTGCACTTTTTGTTTTAGGCAGCACTATCTTTATCCGAGGAGTAAAATTTCTTCTCTTAAGCAGGAATTGCAGAAGATTCTTTTTTAAAGCGTTTCGTGCATGA